One Desulfitibacter sp. BRH_c19 DNA segment encodes these proteins:
- the fusA gene encoding elongation factor G (EF-G; promotes GTP-dependent translocation of the ribosome during translation; many organisms have multiple copies of this gene) encodes MAKQFPLNNTRNIGIMAHIDAGKTTTTERILFYTGKVHKLGEVHDGAATMDWMIQEQERGITITSAATTCIWKDHTINIIDTPGHVDFTVEVERSLRVLDGAVAVFCSVGGVEPQSETVWRQADKYGVPRIAYINKMDRIGADFANGVDMIRNRLAANAVPLQLPIGSEENFKGYVDLVRQKAIIYVDDLGTKSDESEIPEEMMEEVKIYREKLIEAVSESDDELMMKYLEGEELSVEEIKRGIRKATIAVKIIPTFCGSSFKNKGVQALLDGVVDYLPSPVDVPPIRGYNPDKDMEEVRKSDDSESFSALAFKIMTDPYVGKLGFFRVYSGVLKSGSYVYNATKGKKERVGRLLKMHANHREEVPEVSTGDIAAAVGLRDTSTGDTLCDEKSPIILESMVFPEPVIDVAIEPKTKQDQEKMGIVLQKLSEEDPTFRVHTDTETGQVIISGMGELHLEIICDRLLREFKVDANVGKPQVAYKETIRNSVKVEGKYVRQSGGRGQYGHVVVEFAPLEEVQGYVFESKIVGGTIPKEYISPVDAGIREAMENGVLAGYPTIDIKATLVDGSFHDVDSSEMAFKIAGSLAFKNAVPKASPCLLEPVMKVEVVIPDEYLGDVIGDMSGRRGRVEGMEPRAGGQVVRGFVPLAEMFGYATDLRSKTQGRGVYVMQFDHYSEVPKNIADEIITKRQGGVA; translated from the coding sequence ATGGCGAAACAATTCCCATTAAATAATACAAGAAATATAGGTATCATGGCCCATATTGATGCTGGAAAAACAACTACTACAGAACGCATCTTATTTTATACAGGGAAAGTACACAAGCTTGGGGAAGTTCATGATGGTGCCGCAACCATGGATTGGATGATTCAAGAGCAAGAAAGAGGTATCACAATAACTTCTGCTGCTACAACGTGCATATGGAAGGATCATACAATTAATATTATAGACACACCAGGCCACGTTGACTTCACGGTAGAGGTTGAGAGATCCTTAAGGGTTTTAGATGGTGCAGTAGCTGTGTTTTGTTCAGTAGGTGGCGTAGAGCCCCAGTCAGAAACAGTTTGGAGACAGGCTGATAAGTATGGTGTGCCTAGAATAGCCTATATTAATAAAATGGATAGAATAGGTGCCGACTTTGCAAACGGAGTCGACATGATTAGAAATCGACTAGCTGCCAATGCTGTGCCCTTACAACTGCCCATTGGTTCAGAAGAGAATTTTAAGGGTTATGTTGATTTGGTTAGGCAAAAAGCAATTATTTATGTTGATGATCTGGGTACAAAGAGTGATGAAAGTGAAATCCCAGAAGAAATGATGGAAGAGGTAAAAATTTACAGAGAAAAACTCATTGAAGCTGTTTCTGAAAGTGATGATGAGTTAATGATGAAGTATTTAGAGGGCGAAGAGCTTTCTGTAGAAGAGATTAAAAGAGGTATCCGCAAGGCAACAATTGCAGTAAAGATTATACCAACTTTTTGTGGATCTTCTTTTAAGAATAAAGGTGTTCAAGCGTTGCTTGATGGGGTGGTTGATTATTTACCATCACCTGTAGATGTCCCTCCAATTAGGGGTTACAACCCGGATAAAGATATGGAGGAAGTTCGCAAGTCTGATGATAGCGAGTCCTTTTCAGCACTAGCATTCAAAATCATGACAGATCCATATGTAGGAAAACTTGGCTTTTTTAGAGTTTACTCAGGTGTACTAAAATCTGGTTCATATGTTTATAATGCCACCAAGGGCAAGAAGGAAAGAGTTGGAAGACTTTTAAAAATGCATGCTAATCATAGAGAAGAGGTTCCCGAAGTGTCCACAGGCGATATCGCTGCGGCGGTTGGATTGAGGGACACATCAACTGGGGATACTTTATGTGATGAGAAGAGTCCAATAATTTTAGAATCAATGGTGTTCCCTGAACCAGTTATTGATGTAGCAATTGAACCTAAGACCAAGCAGGATCAAGAGAAGATGGGCATAGTTTTACAAAAACTATCTGAAGAAGATCCTACCTTTAGAGTTCATACTGATACAGAAACAGGTCAGGTTATCATTTCTGGTATGGGAGAATTACATCTGGAAATTATCTGTGATAGACTTCTTAGAGAATTTAAAGTTGATGCTAATGTAGGAAAACCACAGGTTGCATATAAAGAAACAATTCGCAATTCTGTGAAGGTCGAAGGCAAGTATGTACGCCAATCTGGTGGTAGGGGACAATACGGACACGTTGTGGTTGAGTTTGCACCTCTTGAAGAAGTTCAAGGATATGTATTTGAAAGTAAAATTGTAGGTGGAACTATACCCAAGGAGTATATCTCTCCTGTAGACGCTGGAATTAGAGAGGCTATGGAAAATGGTGTTCTAGCAGGTTATCCTACTATTGATATTAAAGCTACATTAGTAGATGGCTCATTCCATGATGTGGATTCTTCTGAAATGGCTTTCAAAATAGCGGGCTCTCTGGCCTTCAAGAATGCAGTTCCTAAAGCTAGCCCATGTCTACTTGAACCTGTAATGAAAGTGGAAGTAGTTATACCGGATGAATATTTAGGTGATGTAATTGGTGACATGAGTGGAAGACGGGGCAGAGTTGAAGGTATGGAGCCAAGAGCTGGAGGGCAGGTTGTAAGAGGATTTGTGCCTTTAGCAGAAATGTTTGGTTATGCCACAGATTTAAGATCAAAGACTCAGGGTAGAGGCGTATATGTGATGCAGTTTGATCATTATTCAGAAGTACCCAAAAACATTGCAGATGAGATTATTACCAAAAGGCAAGGCGGAGTAGCCTAA
- a CDS encoding 30S ribosomal protein S7 yields the protein MPRRGYIPKRKVLPDPKYKSVRLTKFINQIMLDGKKGTAEALVYGALDTIKERTGRDPIEVFEEAIKNVMPVLEVKARRVGGANYQVPIEVRPDRRQTLAIRWITNYTRQRGGKSMGEKLANELIDAANNTGSSIKKKEDTHKMAEANKAFAHYRW from the coding sequence ATGCCACGTAGAGGTTATATACCAAAACGAAAAGTTTTACCTGATCCAAAATATAAGAGTGTTAGGTTAACGAAATTTATAAACCAGATTATGTTAGATGGTAAGAAAGGTACTGCTGAAGCTCTTGTTTATGGCGCATTAGATACCATAAAAGAGAGAACAGGTAGAGATCCAATAGAAGTATTTGAAGAAGCTATTAAAAATGTAATGCCGGTATTAGAAGTTAAGGCAAGACGTGTAGGTGGTGCTAACTACCAGGTCCCAATTGAAGTTCGTCCAGATAGACGACAAACATTAGCAATCCGCTGGATTACTAATTACACACGTCAAAGAGGCGGAAAGTCTATGGGAGAAAAACTAGCTAATGAATTAATTGATGCAGCCAATAATACAGGTAGTTCGATTAAGAAAAAGGAAGATACTCACAAAATGGCTGAAGCTAACAAAGCTTTTGCTCATTATAGATGGTAA